One Candidatus Paceibacterota bacterium genomic window carries:
- a CDS encoding DUF378 domain-containing protein encodes MDMNKCKGMCVCSKIGKILLIIGGLNWGLVGIGMLIGSGDSWNVVRMIFGTMPVVEGIIYVLVGIAAIMGIFGCRCKKNMEARAACCGGVEKMEGKM; translated from the coding sequence ATGGATATGAATAAATGCAAAGGTATGTGTGTCTGTTCTAAGATTGGTAAAATCCTATTAATCATAGGAGGCTTAAATTGGGGCTTAGTCGGTATTGGAATGTTGATAGGCAGTGGGGATTCATGGAATGTCGTTCGAATGATTTTTGGAACAATGCCAGTGGTTGAAGGAATAATTTATGTTCTTGTGGGTATTGCAGCCATCATGGGTATTTTTGGTTGCAGATGCAAGAAAAATATGGAAGCGCGCGCTGCTTGTTGCGGAGGGGTAGAAAAGATGGAAGGAAAGATGTAA
- a CDS encoding glycosyltransferase → MTSIFDLIFYILIFLSVYAQVFFLITFLENRKKIVIRNGKITLKDYPAVTIAVPCWNEENTVEKTVNSLLGLNYPKDKLQIFLIDDGSTDGTFEVINKFKDFTNIKVFQKENGGKFTALNLALEHCETDFFGGLDADSFADSESLIRIMSYFEKDSNIMAVVPSVIVSNSKNILKKAQKAEYSMGVYFKKMLCFLGAINVTPGPMTIFKKKVFDNLGGYCHGHNTEDMEIAYRMQKNRYIIEHCNDAYIYTNTPETAKKLYKQRIRWIYGFINNTIDYRKVLFKKKYGNFALFTLPLGVISIFSIVYLFGRIVYNFGNFLYTKIIQFETVGFIFKLKSFVFDPFFINTQFFVFLFLSIYILVIFAMILGQKMTEGKWSLSLDMVYFFPVFTIIAPFWLIRAFYNTLIQRKPAWR, encoded by the coding sequence ATGACTTCAATTTTTGACCTTATATTTTATATTTTGATCTTTTTATCTGTCTACGCGCAGGTGTTTTTTCTTATTACTTTTCTTGAGAATAGAAAAAAAATAGTCATCAGAAATGGAAAAATAACCTTAAAGGATTATCCGGCTGTGACTATTGCCGTGCCTTGTTGGAATGAAGAAAATACAGTTGAAAAAACAGTAAATTCTTTGCTCGGTTTGAATTATCCGAAAGACAAGCTTCAAATATTTTTGATTGACGATGGTTCTACGGACGGCACCTTCGAGGTGATAAATAAGTTTAAAGATTTTACAAATATAAAAGTTTTTCAAAAAGAAAACGGAGGCAAGTTTACCGCGCTCAATTTAGCGCTCGAGCATTGTGAGACGGATTTCTTCGGCGGTCTTGATGCTGATTCTTTTGCAGATTCCGAATCCCTTATTCGTATTATGAGTTATTTTGAAAAAGATTCTAACATTATGGCGGTCGTTCCGTCTGTGATTGTTTCTAACTCAAAAAATATTCTAAAAAAGGCGCAAAAAGCCGAATACAGCATGGGTGTTTATTTCAAAAAAATGCTTTGTTTTCTGGGAGCTATCAACGTAACTCCGGGGCCGATGACGATCTTTAAGAAAAAAGTTTTTGATAATTTAGGAGGTTACTGCCATGGTCACAATACGGAAGACATGGAGATCGCTTACCGTATGCAAAAAAATAGATATATAATAGAACATTGCAATGACGCATATATTTATACAAACACTCCTGAAACAGCCAAAAAGCTCTACAAACAAAGGATCCGTTGGATTTATGGTTTTATTAACAACACCATAGATTATCGAAAAGTTTTATTTAAGAAAAAATACGGGAACTTCGCTCTTTTCACTTTACCTTTGGGTGTTATCTCTATATTTTCCATTGTTTATCTTTTTGGAAGAATCGTTTATAATTTTGGAAATTTCCTATATACAAAGATTATTCAATTTGAGACAGTCGGCTTTATTTTTAAATTGAAAAGTTTTGTTTTTGATCCTTTTTTCATAAATACGCAGTTCTTTGTATTCTTGTTTCTCTCTATTTATATTTTGGTGATTTTTGCCATGATCTTGGGGCAGAAAATGACAGAAGGGAAGTGGAGCTTGTCTTTAGATATGGTTTATTTCTTTCCAGTTTTTACTATCATTGCCCCATTTTGGCTTATTAGGGCATTTTATAATACGCTTATCCAGCGAAAGCCAGCCTGGAGATAG